A segment of the Candidatus Edwardsbacteria bacterium genome:
CAGGGTTTCGTAAATATTGCTTAAGGTTTCCATGGTGACCGCTTCGTCCTGGGTATGGGGATCGAAGCTGATCAATCCCTCGCTGATGGCTATCCGCAGGGTCTGCTGCTGCGGACCGCTGCAGGAAAGAGAAGCCAGCAGGGAAAAGGCCAGAACGATCTTTTTCATAGCTCTCCTTTATCTTCAGGGCAGATGTATGGCCCGCCCCAGCGCATTGAGCGCCGCCTCTTGGAACGACTCATGGAGGGTGGGGTGGGAATGTATGGTTTGGATCATGTCCTCAAGTTTGAGCCTGCTGGATACGGCCAGCGAGGCCTCGGAGATGAGCTCGGTGGCCTGGGGCCCTGCGATGACGCATCCCAGGATTTGATGCGTCTGGCGGTCGGCAATGACCTTGACAAAACCCTCCAGCTCGCCAACGCAGCTGGCCTTGCCGCTGGCCGAG
Coding sequences within it:
- a CDS encoding dihydrolipoyl dehydrogenase (E3 component of alpha keto acid dehydrogenase complexes LpdC; forms a homodimer; binds one molecule of FAD monomer; catalyzes NAD+-dependent oxidation of dihydrolipoyl cofactors that are covalently linked to the E2 component), producing the protein SASGKASCVGELEGFVKVIADRQTHQILGCVIAGPQATELISEASLAVSSRLKLEDMIQTIHSHPTLHESFQEAALNALGRAIHLP